A section of the Bradyrhizobium oligotrophicum S58 genome encodes:
- a CDS encoding SDR family NAD(P)-dependent oxidoreductase, translating to MAPNPFNLSGEVAVITGSSRGIGRASAELLAQLGAKVVISSRKAEACEEVASGIRANGGDAHVIPCNISRRAEVDALIDGAVEHYGQVDILVCNAAVNPYYGPLLDITDEAFDKIMASNVKSNLWLCAKAIPPMAARGKGSVVIVSSIGGLRGSTVIGAYGISKAADFSLCRSLAGEWGPQGVRINCVAPGLVKTDFARALWEDEARLKQRCATTPLRRIGEPHEIAGAVAYLASDGSTFMTGQTIVVDGGVTTAAV from the coding sequence ATGGCCCCCAATCCCTTCAACCTCTCCGGCGAGGTCGCCGTCATCACGGGCTCCAGCCGCGGCATCGGTCGCGCGTCGGCGGAGTTGCTGGCGCAGCTCGGCGCCAAGGTGGTGATCTCCAGCCGCAAGGCCGAGGCCTGCGAGGAGGTCGCGAGCGGCATCCGCGCCAATGGCGGCGACGCCCACGTCATCCCCTGCAACATCTCGCGCCGCGCCGAGGTCGATGCGCTGATCGATGGCGCGGTCGAACATTACGGCCAGGTCGACATCCTCGTCTGCAACGCCGCGGTGAACCCGTATTACGGCCCGCTGCTGGACATCACCGACGAAGCCTTCGACAAGATCATGGCATCCAACGTCAAGAGCAATCTGTGGCTCTGCGCCAAGGCGATCCCGCCGATGGCCGCGCGCGGCAAAGGTTCGGTCGTCATCGTCTCCTCGATTGGGGGCTTGCGCGGTTCGACCGTGATCGGCGCCTACGGCATCTCCAAGGCCGCCGATTTCTCGCTGTGCCGCAGCCTCGCCGGCGAATGGGGCCCGCAGGGCGTGCGCATCAATTGCGTCGCGCCGGGCCTGGTCAAGACCGATTTCGCCCGCGCGCTGTGGGAAGACGAGGCGCGCCTCAAGCAGCGCTGCGCGACGACGCCGCTCCGCCGCATCGGCGAGCCCCACGAGATCGCCGGCGCGGTGGCCTATCTGGCCTCGGATGGGTCGACCTTCATGACGGGACAGACGATCGTCGTGGACGGTGGCGTAACGACGGCGGCGGTGTAG